The genomic region ACCATTAATTGCAGAATTTCGAATGCGGATGCACGCGTATCGTATACATTGACCTACGAGTGACAATATTCAGTAACCTGCGATATTACGTTACTATCGCAACATGTTTCCGTGCATATGATATCATTGGCGACGATGTGCGTAAACCGACAGTCCCACCCTCTCGCAATAGTACCATGGGGAAGGGTATGACGAATAAAAACAAACGATCTGTCAAAATTTCACAGTGCGTTGGCACTCGATTTATGGAAGCGTTCGTGACACTTTACCTTCGTTACCGCCGGGTGCGCGGAGCTCGTGGGTGAAGCATGTTTCATTTGGTGTCGGTGTCACAGAAATTCGCAAAGAGGGTCCTTTCCACGTTATCCCGTTTCGTCCGAGACGCTCCTGGTCAATCAAAGGATCTCACCGTCGTTATCGTTTTTCACGGGCGTGTCATCGCTCACCATTCGACATCGTCGCACTGACCACTGCAACGATAGCCACCGTAGCGTACCGTGTCGTTCTCGCGTATTTGATCGACGATAAACTCATTCAGAAACACAATAGAACGCGCACACGATGCAACACATTCGCCGAAACCGCTTCGTTACTTCGCAACTGGACAGTGGAATACGCCAAACGAGGCATGAAGCAACGAACGCGGAAGAGGGGGTAAACACAATCGATATCACCACTTGCCCGGAGTGATCTTTCGATTCCTAGGGATATTTTCTAGCAGCCTGCTATTCGTCGGTACACTCCACTGCCGTATCTACGAACACGAGACCGGGCGAATTTGAAATATACTCGAAACGCGATTGCAGATCGGAACTTTGATTGCTCGgctattattttgaatataagGCTGACAAATacggaaaaattaatgacagcTCGATTAAAGAATACAGTCGACAGAAAGTTTTCACATATAAGCCTTGAACTTGGGAGAACTAGACTTCGATCAACTTCGTCTTGCAAAATGATTTCTTCTTGATTAATTGAGGAAAAACTTAGATCCTTGTGACGTTGGTTCAAAGTTTTTGTGGCACGTGGAAATGTCAGAGAATTGATTAGCATATATTTAAGCGACCTCTTCGTAATCAACTACATTTAAAACTTTGTTAAACCGATTGTATTGAGACGAGAGTAACAGCGTGGTCAACAAGTATTCTTGATAGCTTCCATCGTTCACTGTTTGTCACTCAACTTCTGCAGTTTGTCGAGGAGAGAATTACCGAAGGAATTTCGGTACCGGGGGCTCACAGAGTCCAACAAGCTATAGGGTGTCTCGAAACGTTGGCTTCCCACATTTGATGCGTCGTCGTGCTGGTTACCAACGATGGAGAACCCAGCGCCTGCCAATTCGACGCAGAACTTCAGTCCCTCTAACGTGgtcaaattcaaataaataaactggtTCGTGCTCTGCAATTTCGACGACAGCTTGATCTCCGCTACATGTTGTTTTACGTCATTAATGACAGTCTGCGCCTCGAGCTTCCACTGTTCCTTGTCCAACACTTTGTCCTCCTCTTCCTTCATTCTTTCGTTTTGGCAACGATGACCGACGACTTTTCATCGATGCTCGTGATATTTTCGCGGAATTGGCAACGAACGCGGTGCCGTTCACGTTACGCTGCTATCTCGTGCGTTCTTTACGCACGTGGATAGGATAGATTCAGGGTCAAAGACCTAGATCAGGcgattatacaattatacaaagATGTTTTTGTTTCACAAGAGGTACGGGATGTCGTAGCTAGTGTTATCTGTGCCGTGGTCGGTATATATAGTCCTTGACACTGCCTAAGTTGTAAATTGCGTTACACTCTCAATTTCACATGTACGTCTAGTTCACGTGCACTAACGTGCACCGAATGCGTTTCGCATACTGACGTGTATCAACTACTGACTTACCAAGGTTTGCGCGCGCAATATCTCGGCACTTGCGACGCCatctttctcattttattcgattcgaaaaTAGGGGGCGTTCTAAGCGGTTGTCGGTACTACAGATTCCTGCCGTTTAAACCTAGATCGCTGGTCCAGCTTGTAAcatctttctttcttaattATGTTTCTCGAGgcaattcaaattttaacactaaatgcaatatttgaaatatgtaTCTTGGCAGTAAAAATCATGAACTACAGTTtgtcattatatatttagtatttatttatatcttgttCAGTcacatttcattatttaactgtgaaaagaaaaaatttaatatttgtctgtttagtttgcaaatttttcttttatgtaatttatgatTTAGGGTCTTGAAAATAGGTTTTATAGCGTGTAAtgagttttaaataatttttcagatacTACAGGCTAACTAACATAAATAAGTAGCCTGTATtatctgaagaaatatttagaattgttCGTTcactatacaaatttatttacgttaGTTACGCTGCTTATCGTTATCTGAAAAAGATACTTGGTTGTCATTAAAATCGGAAATGAAGGAGATAAGAAGAATATCAATGTAGAAGACCAGCCATATGGTATAGGAATCGCAGATAAGAGATAAATGATACATGATTCTTTGCTATCTCAAAACTACGTCTTGTAAATTGGCATAACTCGAACTAATCTTGACAGATTCACTTGAATTCTCATCGCAGCTGCAAAATTACATTATCCTGAAATagataaatcatttttcctcTTACAAGCAActgtacatttaattttctatcaaaaGTAAAAGCCTTGAGTTTTATCAAttgtaacttttaattaattttgcatatgTTTTTTAGGACATTTTTTAAGGTCCACGTGTCTTTATACTCTctccataatttttaattgcacacttgatattaataatttgtataacttGCAGTTTCTCCACATGATTTTGCTAGAATAGACCGTTACACAATTATCTTTTTTGCTtgagttaataataatctagcGCACATATAATTTCCGTGAGTACTTTATTGTCACACGGTTCGAATGATTGCCAGCTCAATTTTTGGCGACCGTGAATTTCATTCTGATCGTCCGCCAAGTTGCACGTGCAGTAGAAATTGAACTATGAAAACACTTGCGAGGCTAACAACAAAAAACatctaacaataaaaaacCAAGACGCACGGTGCTGTTTCGGAGGCTCGCGAATCTAGGTACTTTCCACGCCTTCTCCCGGCATACCCATTGTACTTCGACCTATTTCTGGCACTCCTCCAATTCTTCTCGTCTTGAATATCTGAATTTTGAGTCCTCTTTACCCACTCGAGTTCCTTCTAAGCTTCCGAGCTGGCGATTTCGAGCCTCTCTCCACCCTCTTGGCTGCCTTTCAGATCTCCAAGCCCACTTTACACTACCGAGCACCTATCCATTGACCTTTAAGTAGCTCTTTCTTGCTTGGGTATATGTATCGTGTTTGCGCACTCCTCGCACTGATCGCTTGAATTCGATATTGTGTCATCCTAGATCCTCCATCGTCCATCGTGCATCAtcttatatcattattatcatcgtattagggtgtcccaaaagttcTTTCCGCGCCACGCTATGTATGATCTCGAGAGCATGTTCGATGAAATACCGCGATATACAGTTGCGCATATTGTGTGCGCAAGATAGTGGATGACACTAATATTCCCGGGACAACGGTACAGAATCATataatcaagatgggatattattttaatcggtACGAAGTTTGGGTTACAAACCAATTCACGGAGACCGACCTTATGAACCGCGcctctacgtgcgatttgctttTTCAGTGACAAGAAacaaatctttttttaaagagcCAAGTCGCTGGAGAaaagacttggattttatatgaaaatgtgcatcgaaaacgcacttggtctaaggaaaatcgaccttcaactgttgcgaagccagGACTTGATCCGAAGAAAGTTCTTTAGCGAattttggtgggactggaaaggtgtagtgtcCTACGAGCTCTTTCTACAAAGTGAAACGATCGATTCTGCATTTCTGCATCGGTTCAACgatgtataaataatgatgatgatcAATTTTAGCCAGAAGTCAGAATAAACTATTTAGAATTTGGAATttaaatgacttcgagtgcaaagagttaaagcgtgtccatttttctgtctttacatatttataaataacacatCAAATGCAAATATTGTTTCTCTAAAGACAGTACCTCTGTCATTATAGTTTCAGTATCCTAAGTTTAATCCTTTCACAATGACTGAAATTGTCTACAtacagcaattatttatttgttgcacGTAGTTCAGCCGCTGTGAACAGTTATATATTAGTTCACAGCGACTGAACTATACATAGCAGTCATTCTAACAGTACAAAGATTGTTCAAAAATAGTATGAAATAAACACTATTggccttttgcactcgaagttcTTTTGACTTACactatttcaatttcacatgaTTTATTTCGCGTTGAGCAcatgattaaatatattaaatatattaaaaaaacacgacaattaaatatatctgttTTCTTGCTTCCTCTTTATGTCCGCTATTGTATCTTTGTGTCAGATAAATAGATTCAATACGTGGTTGAAGTTTTAGGTCAGATTCATCTTTAAAGTCTTTACATCAAAGAAATGGTGGCCGAGGTACAATGCAATACCTGACCGCAGAATTGCACTCTGAATTGCCTCAATCTCTGGTCACTTTCTTTGTCATCCATTCAGAGTCAGCTTCGCCTGCTCCGCCATGCAAACATAGCTTGTCAAGATATTAAGAGCAATGGTCGAAAGTGATGTCATCATTCTATCGAACGATTTAATAGAGATTTGAGATTCAATTGCACGGTTAAACAATGCGTCTCTTTCGTATTCTTAAGGTAGGACTAGGATAAGTTCACTGCTGGGTGTTCCgatcattgtttaaataaagtaatctTTATAATACAAGAGTTTTgcgtataatattatagttatacgATGACgttgtagtatattatattatagtagtaGGATGATTGTATAATATCTCGTAAGAGAAAAAGGCGGTTTtgatataactttttataaataaatttatgaattcgaaagaaagaaacactATAACAATTCGAGGAAGAGGATGAGCCAAATTATTTTGCTAATGACGTCGCagcaatttaattctttgcagtcgaagccatttttgactggaaatccaaaatatttgtttagactTACAGTggttccattttatacaacctGGACCagtttttatacattataaaattgaatgttgTGAAGTGCGTAACAGTTAACGgatcttaacaattttataaatgtaaataaatttgatctaccgcaaagggttataaAGTGATTATGAATAAGTAACAGCCAAGGAACTATAATCTATTATtgcaaccccttgcactatagtaATTCAAGaaagaagataataaaaattatctcgcCAGTGGCATCGCtgcaaacaaatttaaaaaatgatagaaaataaataacagtcaaagaactattatttatataaagcaatattaaaaatgaataagaaCCAtccatgaaattaaatttctaatagAACGCTTCAAATCAGTGAGGTGTTTCTCTAACACACGATTTTAGCAGAAGGTATTTTCATGTGTTTCATGGACATCGTTGCGGCGTTTGCACGTGTTAGTAAACATGATTTAAAGTGTACTTCACACGGCTTTGGTTCCATGTGAACTCGTGCAGTTGATGGTGCAGTTGCAACGCTTCGAATGACGATCGACTCGATATCGACGAGGGAGAGTTCTGTCAAGGAAACCTGAACGAGGTTGCAACAGCTACCTCAGCCACGTAGAGATGAAGACGGGCCAAGCTGAGACTGGGAGATGTGGGATCAGCTACCGGAGCTGATACTGACGCAGATATTCAGTCACCTCGATCGTGAGGATCGTGCCAACGTTGCACAAACTTGTCAGTCATGGAACCGTGCACTATCATCCCCAGTTCTTTGGCGTTCCGTCACAGTCCTCATCGATCGTGATCTACGGGGTGACTTCCCATTGGCGGGAGAACTAGCCGTGCGTAACGCGTACATACACTCACACATacacaaaaaattaaaatatatcaggCAAGATCTCTTGACGCAGGACAGCAATCAACggcaaatattaaacaatttattcagtGATTCGATGAATCTTTCTGTTGGATTGAAATTAGGATGTTGTGGAGGTCATTCGAGCAACGGAgtgatcgaatattttaacaatattaattggcTTTACGCGcacagaaaatttaaaagatattgaGAAAGGTCTCCTGACATAGAACAGTACTCAATGGCAGACATTAAACAGTTTAttaaacgttttattaaaCGATTTGATTAACCTTCCTGTTGGATTCGAGTTAGGGCTTTGTGGAGATCATACGGGCAATGGCaccttcgaatattttaacaatataaatcgGTTTCCATGGAGACcgataatttgattaatctattattgaggtattattacataattttttaaatagatacctttcgcgatgaaaGAGATAAgtaaaacagataaaataaatactgtttaatgctaatgttacTAACTGACCTAaacacttatttttattctcgatTAATACGATTgttgcaaaagtaatttcggttctacaaaatttacagtttacaAAAAAGCAGAAATTACTGTAACACCACTTTTCTAAACATACTACACAAAATGAGATAATAATTAGTACGAGGATACAAAAGAAAGtcaattttttctaattaaaaatcaagaaattcgataaattcgaagctaataataatgtaatagtaaTGTAACAGTTCATAAAGTTacatatacaaaaattgacgAAACACAATGGCACGGTcatgtaaataaaatcgtgtCTTGCATCACCAGGAGAAATGTTCAgattcaaacatttttatttcccttcgattatacaaaatttagttaaaatatGTCATTGGAATTTacttcgtaataataatattaatctgtAAAACGCAATTAACGTTTCCAGGCGAAATATGGACAGCATATGCGCATTCTGGAGCTCGCTTGGTCGCGACCATACATTCTGCCAAGAGAAGCGCGTATAACTCGTAACATTCAAGCCGAAGCTGGTACCGACTTCCTTACGGTTGTTCGAGCCAAGAATGTTCAACTGAAAAAATTGATACTTACGGATTGGATATTCAGTTGCAAATGGGGAAACAGAGGGAAGCTTCTTTATGCACTTGCAAACTTTTTAGGGTAAATTATGTTTATGTTGTACCTTcgacattgaaaatattattactattgtgttttagatattttatagtGCAAAATCGATTTGTCATTCACTATTATgcatgataatattatatattattttttttttgtatcatattgtattattatattttatattatattatatggtataaatattattactatcgaGTTTCAGATCTTTTATAGTGCAAAGTCGATttgttatatagtattatgtatgacattgttatatattattttttgttgtatcgtattgtattattttatattatataatataatcagaTCTTTACGGTATACTCAGTATACGTACAAACTCTCGGTATGCTGTAGTATATTCAAATCTTTTACTGTGCAATAtcgattattatatactattttatataataatattatatattatattattttatattattgggttgttcggaaagtaatttcgtttctttccaACAAAGGAcctaattttttcacagccaacttcacacttaagctgcataattattattatatttggacaactgatatagtaagccttgtttgttaaaaattttgtttgattctttGAAATAgcttttgtttagtaatcta from Augochlora pura isolate Apur16 chromosome 5, APUR_v2.2.1, whole genome shotgun sequence harbors:
- the LOC144470561 gene encoding GSK3-beta interaction protein, producing MKEEEDKVLDKEQWKLEAQTVINDVKQHVAEIKLSSKLQSTNQFIYLNLTTLEGLKFCVELAGAGFSIVGNQHDDASNVGSQRFETPYSLLDSVSPRYRNSFGNSLLDKLQKLSDKQ